One genomic window of Candidatus Pseudobacter hemicellulosilyticus includes the following:
- a CDS encoding choice-of-anchor Q domain-containing protein: protein MKHILVLVLLAGCILPSCRKQSFITGNAGLGTSADTLHFDTVFTTIGSVTQVFKILNQNEQKLRLRQVSLGGGNSSFFRINVDGLTGPAVNNLEMEANDSLYVFVSVRIDPSSANLPFVIRDSIHIQYNEQEQWVQLEAWGQNAHFLRKPVISQDQTWTSTLPYVILGALQVDTGVTLSIQKGARIYAHADAPFIVDGTLLVQGEAGEGNQVSFLSDRLDEPYRDFPAGWPGLVFRGSSQDNLLRFAHIKNAYQGIAAEHPSISMNPRVKLEQCIIDNCYDAGILGINTVIEATNCLISNCGKNIQLVFGGHYVFNHCTVAAYSNAYIQHKEPVLFAGDYLRQGNGVYTADLNAFFSNCIFWGDNGTVDNEVMTQKEGNGAFNVVFDNCLWKVKTVPANTVVNNTIVNIAPAFDSIDNQQRYYNFRLKEGSEGIDKGAASGAGIDLDGLPRPVGLPDIGCYEKQ, encoded by the coding sequence ATGAAACATATCCTGGTTTTAGTACTACTGGCCGGCTGTATCCTGCCTTCCTGCAGGAAGCAATCCTTTATTACCGGCAATGCCGGCCTCGGGACCTCAGCAGATACCCTGCACTTTGATACCGTATTTACTACAATTGGTTCTGTAACACAGGTATTCAAGATCCTTAACCAGAATGAGCAGAAGTTACGTCTCCGCCAGGTATCACTGGGTGGAGGCAACAGTTCATTTTTCCGGATCAATGTGGATGGACTTACCGGCCCCGCCGTGAACAACCTGGAAATGGAAGCCAACGACAGCCTGTATGTTTTTGTGTCCGTCCGGATAGATCCTTCTTCCGCCAACCTGCCCTTCGTGATCCGTGATAGTATCCATATCCAGTACAATGAACAGGAACAGTGGGTACAACTGGAAGCCTGGGGACAGAACGCACATTTCCTCCGCAAGCCCGTGATCAGCCAGGACCAGACCTGGACCAGCACACTCCCCTACGTGATCCTGGGCGCATTGCAGGTAGACACCGGCGTTACCCTCAGCATTCAGAAAGGCGCCCGCATCTATGCACATGCAGATGCACCCTTTATTGTGGATGGCACACTGCTGGTTCAGGGAGAGGCCGGCGAAGGCAACCAGGTGAGTTTCCTGAGCGACAGACTGGACGAACCCTATCGCGATTTTCCTGCCGGCTGGCCCGGACTGGTATTCCGCGGGTCTTCACAGGACAACCTGCTTCGGTTCGCCCATATAAAAAATGCGTACCAGGGAATTGCAGCAGAGCATCCTTCCATCAGCATGAACCCCCGGGTCAAATTGGAGCAGTGTATCATTGACAACTGTTATGATGCCGGCATCCTCGGCATCAATACCGTGATTGAAGCCACCAACTGCCTGATCAGTAATTGTGGTAAGAATATCCAGCTGGTCTTTGGCGGTCATTATGTTTTCAATCATTGTACGGTGGCAGCCTATAGTAATGCTTATATCCAGCATAAAGAGCCCGTACTGTTTGCCGGTGATTATTTGCGCCAGGGCAATGGCGTGTATACCGCTGATCTCAACGCCTTCTTCAGCAACTGTATCTTCTGGGGCGATAATGGCACCGTGGATAATGAGGTCATGACCCAGAAAGAAGGCAATGGCGCATTCAACGTAGTCTTTGACAACTGCCTCTGGAAAGTAAAGACCGTACCCGCCAACACGGTGGTCAATAATACTATTGTCAATATTGCCCCTGCTTTTGACAGCATCGACAACCAGCAACGCTATTATAATTTCCGGCTGAAAGAAGGATCTGAAGGGATCGATAAAGGCGCCGCCTCCGGCGCAGGGATTGATCTTGACGGACTGCCCCGCCCGGTGGGCCTTCCGGATATTGGCTGTTATGAAAAGCAATAA
- a CDS encoding phosphoribosyltransferase family protein: protein MLRHAHQSLVHLFFPRLCAGCSAELAGRQPLLCLSCMDQLPLARFHHYPGNPAEQLLHGRLPLLSAMSYLFFTKNSLGQRLLHQLKYQGRREIAKYFGASMGAALQESGRFAGIDALIPLPLHAARQRQRGFNQAALLGQFIASQLQVPMLPDIISRISGSSSQTRMKRMDRGQQMQGRFRLDNPAAVSGCHLLLVDDVLTTGATLEACGQELLKAPGVRLSIATLAFAAR, encoded by the coding sequence ATGCTCCGGCATGCCCACCAGTCATTGGTCCATCTTTTCTTTCCCCGGCTTTGTGCCGGCTGCAGTGCTGAACTGGCCGGCCGGCAACCCCTGCTTTGCCTGTCCTGCATGGATCAGCTACCGCTGGCCCGGTTCCATCACTATCCCGGCAACCCGGCCGAACAGCTGCTGCATGGCCGCCTCCCCCTGCTCAGCGCCATGAGTTATCTCTTTTTTACCAAAAATTCCCTGGGCCAGCGCCTGCTGCACCAGCTCAAATACCAGGGCCGGCGGGAAATAGCAAAGTATTTCGGGGCCAGTATGGGGGCTGCCCTCCAGGAGTCAGGCCGCTTTGCGGGTATTGACGCCCTTATCCCGCTGCCACTGCATGCCGCCCGCCAGCGCCAGAGGGGGTTTAACCAGGCTGCCCTGCTGGGACAATTTATTGCCAGCCAGCTGCAGGTGCCTATGCTGCCTGACATTATCAGCAGGATTTCCGGGAGCAGTTCCCAGACCAGGATGAAACGGATGGACAGGGGACAACAGATGCAGGGCCGGTTCCGGCTGGACAATCCCGCTGCGGTTTCCGGCTGCCATCTGTTATTGGTAGATGATGTGCTGACCACGGGGGCCACCCTGGAAGCCTGCGGGCAGGAACTGCTCAAAGCCCCGGGCGTGCGGCTCAGCATCGCCACCCTGGCCTTTGCCGCCCGCTGA